One segment of Fusobacterium massiliense DNA contains the following:
- the eutC gene encoding ethanolamine ammonia-lyase subunit EutC encodes MVSELELKEIIGKVLKEMSAEGQVKASAPAEAKKSSESHIEDGIIDDITKEDLREVIELKNVANREELLKYKRKTPARLAISRAGSRYTTHTLLRLRADHAAAQDAVLTNVSEEFLQANNLFTVKSRCEDKDQYITRPDLGRRLDEEAVKTLKEKCVQNPTVQVFVADGLSSTAIEANIEDCLPALLNGLKSYGISVGTPFFAKLARVGIADDVSEVVGAEVTCVLIGERPGLATAESMSAYITYKGYVGIPEAKRTVVSNIHIKGTPAAEAGAHIAHIIKKVLDAKASGQDLKL; translated from the coding sequence ATGGTTTCTGAATTAGAACTAAAAGAAATTATAGGAAAAGTATTAAAAGAAATGTCGGCTGAAGGACAAGTAAAAGCATCAGCACCAGCAGAAGCTAAAAAATCTTCTGAAAGTCATATAGAAGATGGAATCATTGATGACATTACAAAAGAAGATTTAAGAGAAGTTATAGAATTAAAAAATGTAGCAAATAGGGAAGAGTTATTAAAGTATAAAAGAAAAACTCCAGCAAGATTAGCCATTTCTAGAGCTGGATCAAGATATACAACTCATACTTTGTTAAGATTAAGAGCAGACCACGCTGCAGCTCAAGACGCTGTTTTAACAAATGTAAGTGAAGAATTTTTACAAGCTAATAATTTATTCACAGTAAAATCAAGATGTGAAGATAAAGATCAATATATCACAAGACCTGATTTAGGAAGAAGATTAGATGAAGAAGCTGTTAAAACATTAAAAGAAAAATGTGTACAAAATCCTACAGTACAAGTATTTGTTGCGGATGGATTAAGTTCTACAGCAATAGAAGCTAATATTGAAGACTGTTTACCAGCTTTATTAAATGGATTAAAATCTTATGGAATTTCTGTAGGAACTCCATTCTTTGCAAAACTTGCAAGAGTTGGTATAGCAGATGATGTTTCTGAAGTTGTAGGAGCAGAAGTTACTTGTGTATTAATAGGAGAAAGACCTGGATTAGCAACTGCAGAAAGTATGAGTGCTTACATAACTTACAAAGGATATGTAGGAATTCCTGAAGCAAAAAGAACAGTTGTTTCAAATATTCATATTAAAGGAACACCAGCTGCAGAAGCAGGAGCCCATATTGCACACATAATTAAAAAAGTACTAGATGCAAAAGCAAGTGGACAAGATTTAAAATTGTAA
- a CDS encoding ethanolamine ammonia-lyase subunit EutB — protein MILSVKLFDHVYNFSSLKEVMAKANERKSGDALAGIAASSAKERVAAKVVLSKVTLKDLKENPAVPYEEDEVTRIIIDDLNLQIYDEIKDWTVSELREWLLSEEATPEKINWIRRGLTSEMIAAVAKLMSNMDLIVAAKKIEVHAHCNTTIGGYDTLAVRLQPNHTTDDPDGIMISTLEGLTYGMGDAVLGLNPVDDSVDSVMAVMERFHKIKTDYEIPTQTCVLAHVTTQMEAIRRGAKVDLIFQSIAGSQKGNEAFGITGTMIEEARQLALKQGTAAGPNVMYFETGQGSELSSDAHNGADQVTMEARCYGFAKRFQPFLVNTVVGFIGPEYLYDSKQVIRAGLEDHFMGKLHGLPMGVDVCYTNHMKADQSDVEVLATLLTAAGCNYFMGIPAGDDIMLNYQTTGFHDNQSLRELFGKKPIKPFHEWLVKYGFMTEDGKLTEKAGDPSVFLK, from the coding sequence ATGATATTAAGTGTAAAGCTATTTGACCATGTTTACAATTTTTCTTCTTTAAAAGAAGTAATGGCAAAAGCAAATGAAAGAAAATCTGGAGATGCACTTGCTGGTATTGCAGCTAGTTCAGCGAAAGAGAGAGTTGCAGCAAAAGTAGTTTTATCAAAAGTTACTTTAAAAGATTTAAAAGAAAATCCTGCAGTTCCATATGAGGAAGATGAAGTTACAAGAATTATAATTGATGACTTAAATCTACAAATTTATGATGAAATTAAAGATTGGACAGTTTCTGAATTAAGAGAATGGCTTTTAAGTGAAGAAGCTACTCCTGAAAAAATTAACTGGATCAGAAGAGGATTAACATCTGAAATGATCGCAGCAGTTGCAAAATTAATGTCTAACATGGACTTAATCGTAGCAGCTAAAAAAATTGAAGTACATGCTCACTGTAATACAACAATTGGTGGATACGATACTCTAGCAGTAAGATTACAACCTAACCATACAACAGACGATCCTGATGGAATAATGATATCTACATTAGAAGGATTAACATATGGAATGGGAGATGCTGTTTTAGGATTAAACCCAGTTGATGATAGTGTTGATAGTGTTATGGCAGTTATGGAAAGATTCCATAAAATCAAAACAGACTATGAAATACCAACTCAAACTTGTGTATTGGCTCACGTTACTACACAAATGGAAGCAATAAGAAGAGGTGCTAAAGTAGACTTAATATTCCAAAGTATAGCAGGTTCTCAAAAAGGAAATGAAGCTTTCGGAATAACAGGAACTATGATAGAAGAAGCAAGACAACTAGCTTTAAAACAAGGTACAGCTGCTGGACCAAATGTAATGTATTTTGAAACAGGACAAGGTTCAGAATTATCTTCAGATGCTCACAATGGAGCAGACCAAGTTACTATGGAAGCTAGATGTTATGGATTTGCAAAAAGATTCCAACCATTCCTAGTAAATACAGTTGTTGGATTTATAGGACCTGAATACTTATATGATAGTAAACAAGTTATAAGAGCTGGACTTGAAGATCACTTCATGGGAAAACTACATGGATTACCAATGGGAGTTGACGTATGTTATACTAACCACATGAAAGCAGACCAAAGTGACGTTGAAGTTCTTGCAACATTATTAACAGCAGCAGGATGTAACTATTTCATGGGAATTCCAGCTGGAGACGATATAATGTTGAACTATCAAACAACAGGTTTCCACGATAACCAAAGCTTAAGAGAATTATTTGGTAAAAAACCTATAAAACCATTCCATGAATGGCTAGTAAAATATGGATTTATGACAGAAGATGGAAAATTAACTGAGAAGGCTGGAGATCCTTCAGTATTTCTTAAATAA